In Phyllostomus discolor isolate MPI-MPIP mPhyDis1 chromosome 2, mPhyDis1.pri.v3, whole genome shotgun sequence, the following are encoded in one genomic region:
- the LOC114513309 gene encoding 60S ribosomal protein L23a-like yields MKMAPEAKKEAPAPPKAEAKAKALKAKKAVLKGVHSHKKKKIRTSPTFRRPKTMRLRRQPKYPQKSAPRRNKLDHYAIIKFLLTTESAMKKIEDNNTLVFIVDVKANKHQIKQAVKKLYDIDVAKVNTLIRPDGEKKAYVLLAPDYDALDVANKIGII; encoded by the coding sequence ATGAAGATGGCGCCCGAAGCGAAGAaggaagcccctgcccctcccaaagccgaagccaaggcaaaggctttgaaggcaaagaaagcagtgctAAAAGGCGTccacagccacaaaaagaagaagatccgCACGTCACCCACCTTCAGGAGGCCTAAGACAATGCGGCTCCGAAGGCAGCCTAAATATCCTCAGAAGAGCGCCCCCAGGAGAAACAAGCTTGACCACTATGCCATCATCAAGTTCCTCCTGACTACTGAGTCAGccatgaagaagatagaagacaacAATACACTTGTGTTCATTGTGGATGTCAAAGCCAACAAGCACCAGATcaaacaggctgtgaagaagctgTATGATATTGATGTGGCCAAGGTCAACACCCTGATCAGACCTGATGGGGAGAAGAAGGCATATGTTCTACTGGCTCCAGACTATGATGCTTTGGATGTTGCCAACAAAATTGGGATCATctaa